A part of Timaviella obliquedivisa GSE-PSE-MK23-08B genomic DNA contains:
- a CDS encoding 16S rRNA (uracil(1498)-N(3))-methyltransferase yields MAQLQRLTIAANQISGQQIQINAQQRHYLHHVLRLNEGDRFIAMDGRGNGWLASLKENALTAEMLEPVFAKTELPISVTLLIALPKNGMDDIVRQATELGVERILPIISDRTVLKPSPQKGDRWQRIAQEAAEQCERQIIPQVFSPISWSEALQTWNSTSATCYLCEARGHHPHLLNCLPAAIDRLTGGLNPESHGSIALATGSEGGWTPAEIERAIAAGYQPVSLGSRILRAVTAPLVALSLVGAACDAMNSRERLS; encoded by the coding sequence ATGGCTCAACTTCAACGGCTTACCATTGCTGCTAACCAAATATCAGGGCAGCAGATTCAGATTAATGCCCAACAGCGGCACTATTTGCATCATGTATTGCGTCTGAATGAGGGCGATCGCTTTATTGCCATGGATGGACGAGGCAATGGCTGGCTGGCGAGTTTGAAGGAAAATGCTTTGACAGCAGAAATGCTAGAGCCTGTCTTTGCCAAAACCGAGTTGCCTATTTCTGTAACGCTGTTGATTGCCCTGCCCAAAAACGGCATGGATGATATAGTCCGGCAAGCTACTGAGCTTGGAGTAGAGCGCATTTTGCCCATTATTAGCGATCGCACTGTGCTTAAACCCAGCCCCCAAAAAGGCGATCGTTGGCAACGCATCGCCCAAGAAGCCGCCGAGCAATGTGAACGTCAGATCATTCCTCAAGTTTTCTCGCCGATCTCTTGGTCGGAAGCCCTCCAGACCTGGAACTCCACCAGCGCTACCTGTTACCTTTGCGAAGCCCGTGGACATCATCCCCATTTGTTAAACTGTCTCCCAGCAGCGATCGATCGATTGACCGGAGGCTTAAACCCTGAAAGCCACGGTTCTATTGCGTTGGCAACGGGTTCTGAGGGCGGTTGGACTCCAGCAGAAATTGAACGAGCGATCGCGGCTGGTTACCAGCCTGTTTCTCTAGGTTCCCGCATTCTTCGCGCTGTCACTGCACCCTTAGTGGCTCTTTCTTTAGTCGGTGCGGCGTGTGATGCCATGAATTCAAGGGAACGTTTAAGCTAA
- a CDS encoding Rieske (2Fe-2S) protein encodes MKRREFVSWVGVSGVMSTLPATVTACGQQTSTSQAPAAPAAPRTDGFEVVGTVADLDQKGQILNEKLLLGKALVVREPDNQLVAVDPTCNHAGCNVEWKADQTFICPCHDSKFANDGKLLQGPATQSLPLYTAKIEGDQVLVKKG; translated from the coding sequence ATGAAGCGTCGCGAATTTGTTAGCTGGGTTGGAGTGAGTGGGGTTATGAGTACTTTACCTGCCACTGTCACAGCTTGTGGACAGCAGACAAGCACGTCTCAAGCGCCCGCTGCACCTGCTGCACCTCGTACAGATGGTTTTGAAGTGGTTGGAACTGTTGCTGATCTGGATCAAAAAGGTCAGATCTTGAATGAAAAGCTGTTACTCGGAAAAGCGTTGGTGGTTCGTGAACCGGATAATCAACTTGTTGCAGTTGACCCTACTTGTAATCATGCGGGTTGCAACGTGGAATGGAAGGCTGATCAAACTTTTATTTGCCCCTGCCATGATTCTAAATTTGCTAATGATGGAAAGCTGTTGCAAGGCCCTGCAACCCAGTCCCTGCCCCTCTACACGGCAAAAATTGAAGGAGATCAGGTACTCGTTAAAAAAGGTTGA
- the groES gene encoding co-chaperone GroES produces the protein MAALSLSVSTVKPLGDRVFVKVSASEEKTAGGIFLPDTAKEKPQVGEIAAVGPGKRGDDGTRQEIEVKVGDKVLYSKYAGTDIKLGNEEYVLLSEKDILAVVD, from the coding sequence ATGGCAGCCCTATCTCTGAGCGTTTCTACGGTTAAGCCGCTGGGCGATCGCGTCTTTGTAAAAGTGAGCGCCTCCGAGGAGAAGACCGCTGGTGGGATCTTCCTGCCCGACACCGCTAAAGAAAAGCCCCAAGTTGGCGAAATCGCTGCTGTGGGTCCTGGCAAGCGTGGCGACGATGGTACTCGTCAAGAAATTGAAGTCAAAGTTGGCGACAAGGTTCTTTACTCTAAGTACGCTGGAACCGACATCAAACTCGGTAATGAAGAGTATGTCTTGTTGTCTGAGAAAGATATTTTGGCAGTGGTGGATTAG